The Aureimonas populi genome includes the window GTGGAGGCCTCCGTCGTGAAGGTGCGCGACGGCGACACGGTGGAGGTTCTCGCCTTCGTCTGGCCGATGCAGGCCGTGCATGTCGCCGTGCGCCTGCGCGGCATCGACGCGCCGGAGCTGAAGGGCAAGTGCCCCGGCGAGAGCGAGGCGGCCGAGCGAGCCCGCAACCGTCTCGTCGAGCTGATCGGCGAGGGGCCGGTGCGGCTGCACGACATTTCGGGCGACAAGTATTTCGGGCGCGTGCTCGCCGATCTCTCCGTGGCCGGCGAGCCGGATCTGGCACGGCGCCCCCTGCGCGAGGAGCTGGTGGCGCCCTATGAGGGCGGCCGGCGGCGCGACTGGTGCCCCCTCCTCGGCGCGCGCGGCGAGGAGGGCCCGGAACGGGGCTGAGGATCGCCCTTCGGACGAGCCGGATTGGCCGCGCCGAGAACTCGGTCCATATTAAGGCGTCCATAGCGTTTCGTCGAAAGGTCCGGCGATGCAGCA containing:
- a CDS encoding thermonuclease family protein, yielding MATSMLRAPVLAFALSLGAAHPAAPQEMPRRIAGPVEASVVKVRDGDTVEVLAFVWPMQAVHVAVRLRGIDAPELKGKCPGESEAAERARNRLVELIGEGPVRLHDISGDKYFGRVLADLSVAGEPDLARRPLREELVAPYEGGRRRDWCPLLGARGEEGPERG